TGCCATTTATCGTGAAATCATTGTTCGTGCTTTGGGACAAGGAGCCATGATTAATAGGCCAATTGGTAAGGGAGAAAATGCGAAACCTGCTCCTTTACCTGAAGCTCATTTTAGGACAACTAACGAGATGCTAGACGACTTTGCCTTTTTAGGAAAAGACTTAGCCTATGAAATTGTTGTAACTAATACGCAGGCTATGGCAGATCAAATTGAAGAGGTTGAGGTTGTCAAAAAAGACTTGTACACACCTTTCATTGATCGTGCGGAAGAACAGGTTGCGGAGATGACATATGCTAGAGCGTTTGAGCTCTATGGTAATCCTTTGCCTGATATTATTGACCTGCGAATTGAGAAAGAGTTGTCTTCAATTCTTGGTAATGGTTTTGCCGTAATCTACCTGGCTTCGCAGATGCTAGTTAACCGTTCAAATGAACGTGGCTACCTAGTTGGTTCGCGTGGATCTGTCGGTTCTAGTTTTGTTGCGACGATGATTGGAATTACTGAGGTCAATCCGATGCCGCCACATTATCTCTGTCCTAATTGTCAACACTCAGAGTTCATTACAGATGGATCTTATGGATCTGGCTTCGATTTGCCTGATAAGGAATGTTCAGAATGTGGAACGGAATATAAAAAAGATGGTCAGGATATTCCTTTCGAGACCTTCCTAGGTTTTGATGGGGATAAGGTTCCTGATATCGATTTGAACTTCTCCGGTGATGATCAACCATCAGCCCACTTGGACGTTCGTGATATTTTTGGAGAGCAATATGCTTTTCGTGCCGGAACAGTAGGAACTGTTGCAGATCGGACGGCTTATGGTTTTGTTAAAGGTTACGAACGTGATTACAATAAGTTTTACCGTGATGCCGAGGTCGATCGTTTAGCCATGGGGGCTGCGGGTGTTAAGCGAAACACAGGTCAGCACCCGGGTGGTATTGTTGTTATTCCAAATTATATGGATGTCTATGATTTCACACCTGTTCAATATCCGGCAGATGATGTAACGGCTGCCTGGCAGACGACTCACTTTAACTTCCACGATATTGATGAGAACGTGTTGAAGCTTGATATTCTGGGACATGATGATCCGACTATGATTCGTAAGTTGCAGGATTTATCAGGAATCGATCCAAAAGATATTCGAGCAGATGATCCAGATGTAATGAAACTTTTTTCAGGGACTGATATTTTAGGGGTAACACCTGAACAGATTGGGACACCAACGGGAATGTTGGGAATCCCTGAGTTTGGGACTAACTTTGTTCGTGGTATGGTCGACGAGACGCATCCGACGACCTTTGCGGAACTCTTACAGTTATCTGGTTTGTCCCACGGAACAGACGTTTGGTTAGGTAATGCACAAGATTTGATTAAGGAAGGTATCGCCACTCTGAAAACAGTTATCGGTTGTCGTGATGATATCATGGTATACCTAATGCATGCGGGATTAGATCCTAAGATGGCCTTCACAATCATGGAACGTGTGCGTAAGGGGATGTGGTTGAAGATTTCCGAAGAAGAGCGTAATTGCTATATTCAAGCTATGCGTGAAAATAATGTTCCAGACTGGTACATTGAATCTTGTGGTAAAATCAAGTACATGTTCCCTAAAGCCCATGCGGCAGCCTACGTTATGATGGCCCTACGTGTAGCTTATTTCAAAGTGCACCATCCTATTTATTACTATTGTGCCTACTTCTCGATTCGAGCTAAAGCATTTGAGCTTAAGACGATGTCTGCGGGTCTTGATGCTGTTAAAGCTCGAATGGAAGATATTAAGGAGAAGCGCCAACGAAATGAAGCGACTAATGTTGAAAATGACTTATTTACGACGCTTGAAATTGTCAATGAAATGTTAGAACGTGGCTTTACCTTTGGTCAGTTGGATCTTTATAAGAGTCAGGCAACTGAATTTTTGATTGAAGGAGATACCTTGATTCCACCGTTTATTGCACTTGAAGGTTTGGGTGAGAATGTTGCTAAGCAAGTGGTTGCTGCGCGTGAAGAAGGGGAGTTCCTTTCCAAGACAGAATTGCGTAAACGAGGAGGCCTATCATCAACCTTGGTTGAAAAATTGGATGAAATGGGAATCCTAGGAAATATGCCAGAAGATAATCAATTAAGTCTTTTTGATGATTTCTTTTAATGGCTGAAGAGAATTGTCATCAACTTTGAGAGAATGGAGTCAGTCTCCGTTCTCTTTTTGTTTAGGGGGCTGCATGTGATGCTAAAAAGCCAAAGCTGAGAGGAAACCTTTTTCTTCGTCTTATGGTATACTGATAGAAAATTATAGTTTCAAGGAGTTAATCATGGTTTTACCAAATTTTAAAGAAAATCTTGAGAAATATGCTAAATTACTGGTTGCTAATGGGATTAATGTGCAACCTGGTCATACAGTGGCCTTGAGCATTGATGTAGAACAAGCAGAGCTAGCACACCTCTTAGTTAAAGAAGCCTATGCTTTAGGAGCAGCTGAGGTAATCGTTCAATGGTCAGATGATATTATTAATCGCGAGCGCTTCTTGCATGCTGATATGGACCGCATCGAAGAGGTTCCTGCCTATAAAAAAGCTGAGATGGAATATTTGTTGGCCAAGAAGGCAAGTCGCTTAGGTGTTCGTTCATCAGATCCAGGTGCCCTTAATGGTGTAGCTCCTGAACGTTTATCTGCTCATGCTAAAGCTACTGGAGTGGCTTTTAAACCTATGCAGGTGGTAACTCAGTCTAATAAGGTTAGTTGGACTGTAGCTGCTGCAGCTGGTAAGGAATGGGCTAAGAAGGTCTTTCCCGATGCTTCGAGTGATGAGGAAGCTGTAGATTTACTTTGGGACCAAATTTTCAAGACTTGTCGTGTCTATGAAGAGGACCCTGTACGTGCTTGGAAGGAACATGCTGACCGCTTGGATGCTAAAGCACGCCTACTCAATGAAGCACAATTCTCAGCCTTACACTACCAAGCACCTGGAACAGATTTGACTCTAGGATTGCCTAAAAACCATGTTTGGGAGTCTGCAGGTGCCATTAATGCGCAAGGTGAAGGTTTCCTTCCTAATATGCCAACAGAAGAGGTCTTTACGGCACCAGATTTTCGTCGTGCAGATGGTTATGTCTCAAGCACAAAGCCTCTAAGCTACAATGGTAATATTATTGAGGGAATCAAGGTAACCTTCAAAGATGGTGAAATTGTAGATATCACAGCGGACCAAGGTGATGAAGTGATGAAGAATCTCGTCTTCAACAATAATGGGGCGCGTGCTCTAGGTGAATGTGCTTTGGTACCAGATCCAAGTCCTATTTCACAGTCAGGTATCACTTTCTTTAACACTCTTTTTGATGAGAATGCATCCAACCACCTAGCTATTGGAGCAGCCTATGCTACCAGTGTTAAGGGAGGGGCAGACATGACAGAAGAGGAGCTTAAGGAAGCTGGTCTTAATCGTTCTGATGTACACGTAGACTTTATGATTGGTTCAAATCAAATGGATATTGATGGTATCCGCCAAGATGGTAGTCGTGTACCGATCTTCCGAAATGGGGATTGGGTAATCTAAGTATGATGGAGAATTTATCATGATTGGAAGTATGATAGTTGGTTTTCTAATTGGCCTTATTGCCTCTGCTATATCAAATAGGGGTGAACATATGGGCTGTATTGGTAAGACCTTTGTTGGATGGCTAGGTGCTTTTGTTGGTCAGCTTCTTTTTGGAAATTGGGGACCGATGCTAGCAGATACTGCTATCGTTCCTTCAGTACTAGGTGCTGTTATCTTATTAGCCCTTTTTTGGAATCGTAATAGTTAGAAATGAAAGAGTTCTGAGGTATTGGTTAGATATCTAAGGACTCTTTTTTCTTATTTTTTCATTTTCATATACCACTTTTAGAAAAACTGTGGTAGAGTAATAAAAACAGCATCTATTTGGAAAGGACTAGAAATGAGTGACTTAGATAAAAACATGGCTGTAAAAAGTATGGTAGTTATGCGTAAGGCTTTTCGTACCATCGATGCCAAGGTTTCTGAGACCTTTAAAGAATTTAATTTGACACCAACTCAATTTGGAGTCATGGACGTGCTTAATGCCAAAGGACGTATGAAGATTGGCGAATTAATTGACCGCATGCTTGCCACCTCCGGGAATATGACTGTTGTCATTAAAAATATGGAGAAAAAAGGTTGGTTGACGCGAGAAGCCTGCCAAACAGATAAGCGTGCTTTCGAGGTTGATTTGACGGATGAGGGCCGTCGTATTATTCAAGCAGCAATCCCGCCACATCAGCGAGCTATTGAGGAGACTTTTTCCGTTCTGACACCTGAAGAGCAGGCACAGTTGGTAGAGCTCCTGAAAAAATTTAAGAATGTCTGAGCATATTTCTTTATATTTCTAATGGAATTATATATATTACTATGTAGTAGTAAATATTAATTATTAGAAATACAAAGGAAACGTATTATGAAAAACATTCTATTTATCGTTGGGTCTCTTCGTAAGGGATCATTTAACCACCAACTAGCAGAAGAAGCTGAGAAAATGCTAGCTGGTAAAGCTAATATTTCTTATCTTGACTATAGTCAAGTACCTGTTTTTAATCAGGATTTAGAAAGTCCAGTTCTTCCTGTTTTGGCAGAAGTTCGAGAGCAGGTCTTGGCAGCAGACGCAATTTGGATTTTCTCACCGGTTTATAATTTCTCAATTCCTGGGCCAGTGAAAAATTTGCTTGACTGGTTGAGCCGTGCCCTTGACCTATCAGATCCTTCAGGGCCATCAGCTCTTCAAGATAAGATTGTAACCGTGTCATCAGTTGCTAATGGTGGTCACAATCAACTTTTTGATGCCTACAAAGACTTGTTACCATTTATCCGTACCCAAGTGGTTGGTGATTTTACAGCGACACGTGTAAATGATACAGCCTGGGCAGATGGGAAATTCCTAGCAACTGAAGAAGTTCTTGAAAGCCTTCAGAATCAAGCGGAAGCTTTGATTGAAGCGATTAAATAAGAATAATGAATACCCGAGGTTTCTAGCTTCGGGTATTTTTATATGCAATAATGAAAAAAAGACACCCTAAGGTGTCTTCGTATTATGAAGGCGGTAGACGGATTTGAACCGACGATCAAGCTTTTGCAGAGCCGTGCCTTACCACTTGGCTATACCGCCATAACAGATACCATTCTATCGAAAAAAAAAAGATTCGTCAAGTCTCTTTCATCAAATTGACTGGTTGATTATTCAAACTGCCTATTTACAAGAAACATAAAGAGGTTGAAAGACATTCAACCTCTTCATATTAATTATAACTGTTGAAGATAGATTACTAACACGCAAGTGTTGATTATTGTCTAATCAAGTAATCAAAGGCTCCAATAGCAGCTGTAGCACCAGAACCCATGGAGATAATGATTTGCTTGTAGGCGCTATCTGTACAGTCACCTGCAGCAAAAATACCAGGGATATTTGTTGAACCAAATTTATCAACGATAATTTCTTGGCGCTCATTGAGTTCAATACCACTATCTTTGAGCCAAGCAGTACTTGGTACAAGACCAATTTGAACAAAGACACCTTCAAGATCAAGATGTTTTTCTTCGTTTGTATCACGCTCAACGTAATTCAAACCAGTTACATGATCTTGACCAACAATTTCTTTGGTTGCAACGTTCTTAAGAATGGTGAGATTATCAGTTTTAGCAGCTCGTTCTTGTAAGACTTGATCTGCCTTTAATTCAGGTAAGAACTCTAAGACCGTAACATGTTTAGTAATGCCTGCTAAATCTAAAGCCGCTTCCAAACCTGAGTTACCACCACCGATAACTGCAACATTCTTTCCTTCAAATAGTGGTCCATCACAGTGTGGGCAGTAAGTAACCCCTTTATTGCGGAATTCTTCCTCGCCAGGAACGTTGATATTACGCCATTTGGCTCCGAGAGCTAGGATAGCAGTTTTGGATTTTAAAACGGCACCGTTAGCCAATGTCACTTCAATAAGTTCTTTCTTTTCGATGCCAGTAGCTAATTGACTTTTGATGATATCAACATCATAAGATTTCGTATGCTCTTCAACTTGGGCCATTAACTTAGGACCTTCTGTATATAGCGTACCAATCATATTCTCAATGCCGACTGTCTCGATAACTTGTCCACCAAAGGTTTCTGCTAAAAGACCAGTTTTTAAACCTTTACGGGCAGCATAGATGGCAGCACTGTTTCCAGCAGGACCACCACCAATAACCAAAACATCATAGACACCTTTATCAGCGAAAGCATCAGCATCAAGTGGTCCGTCCAATTTTTCTACAAGCTGTTCAATGGTTGCACGACCAGATGTAAATTCTTCTTGGTCTTTGTAAACCGTAGGAACAGACATGATACCTTTGGCTTTGACCTCATCCTGATACATACCACCTTCAATCATGGTGTGAGTGATATTTGGGTTCAAAACAGCCATTATATTAAAAGCTTGAACAACGTCCGGACAATTGTGACAAGTTAATGAAACATAAGTCTCTAAATCGATGGGTTTATCAATCTTCTTGATACGTTCGATAGTGTCCTCATCAACTTTAGGTGGACGACCAGAAACTTGCAAGAGAGCTAAAATGAAAGATGTGAATTCGTGGCCCATTGGTAAGCCTGAGAAAATAACACGACTTTTTTGCCCTTTTTGTGCAATACCAAAACTAGGTTGACGTTTTAAATGTGTTGATTCAAGACTAATGCGGTCAGACATAGCGGCAATCTCGTCTAGAAATTCTTTTACTTTTCGAGAATTATCGTCATCCCCTAAGTCTGTTTGTAATACAATATCAGATTCTAGTAAATTTAAATATTGTGCTAATTGCGTCTTGATTTCTTTATCTAAGACCATGGATACCCCCTGGTTGTTAAATTTTACCTACAAGATCTAAGCTAGGAGTAAGTGTTTCAGCTCCTTCTTTCCATTTGGCTGGACAAACTTCACCTGGATGTTGACGAATATATTGAGCAGCACGAACTTTATCAATAAGAGTGCTTGCATCACGTCCGATACCATCAGCGTTAATTTCCATCATTTGGATAACGCCATCTGGATCAATGATGAATGTACCACGTTGTGCGAGACCATCTTGCCCAAGAACATCAAAGCCTTGTGAGATGTGGTGTGAAGGATCTCCAATCATAGGATAAGTAATAGTTCCAACAACATCTGAGTCATCATGCCAAGCTTTGTGAACAAAGTGAGTGTCAGTAGAGACAGAGTAAACCTCTACACCAAGAGATTTAAGAGCTTCATATTGTTCTTGAAGGTCACCGAGTTCAGTTGGGCAGACAAATGAAAAATCTGCAGGGTAGAAGCAGAAAACAGCCCATTTTCCCTTAATATCTTCATCTGTAACAGTAATGAATTCCCCGTTGTGGTAAGCTTGTGCTGAAAATTCAATAATTTCTTTTCCGACTAATGACAAAATAATGTCCTCCTCTATTTTTGATAGCCTAATTATAAACAAAATACTTATCAACCTCAAAGAAAACGATTGCAATTTTAATACGGGTGAATTTTTTCTAATGGTCAGACTGATTTTAGAGCTTGTCAAATGTCACTTTTTTTGATAAACTACTATAGTTGCGTAAAGTGACAAATACTCATTCTAAGCCGATTGTGGTCTTGTTGCCGCAGGGTGGGACTGCAAGTCTAAAGCTTAGAAGAGGAAAAAACAATTTTTAAGGAGAAATACTCATGGCAGTAATTTCAATGAAACAACTTCTTGAGGCTGGTGTTCACTTCGGTCACCAAACTCGTCGCTGGAATCCTAAGATGGCTAAGTACATCTTCACAGAACGTAACGGGATCCACGTTATCGACTTGCAACAAACTGTAAAAATGGCTGATACAGCTTACGAATTCGTTCGTGAAGCAGCAGCTAACGATGCAGTAATCTTGTTCGTTGGTACTAAAAAACAAGCAGCTGAAGCAGTAGCTGAAGAAGCAACTCGTGCTGGTCAATACTACATCAACCACCGTTGGTTGGGTGGTACTCTTACAAACTGGGATACTATCCAAAAACGTATCGCTCGTTTGAAAGAAATCAAACAAATGGAAGCTGATGGAACTTTCGAAGTTCTTCCTAAGAAAGAAGTTGCACTTCTTAACAAACAACGTGCACGTCTTGAAAAATTCTTGGGTGGTATCGAAGATATGCCTCGCATTCCAGATGTAATCTACATCGTTGACCCACACAAAGAACAAATCGCTGTTAAAGAAGCTAAAAAACTTGGTATCCCAGTTGTAGCGATGGTTGATACAAACGCTGATCCAGATGAGATTGATGTAATCATCCCAGCTAACGATGACGCTATCCGTGCCGTTAAATTGATCACTTCAAAAATGGCTGATGCTATCATCGAAGGTAACCAAGGTGAAGATGCTTCTGCAGATTTCCAAGAAGCAGCTGCAGCTGATTCAATCGAAGAAATCGTTGAAGTTGTCGAAGGTGACAACAACTAATCTTTAAGATTGGTTTGGGCTCAATGCCCACTAAAGATACGACAAACACCTAAGGGGCGGGGCTCAGCCCTGCCCCTTAGTTTGATAAAATAAATTTGGAGAAAAACAAAATGGCAGAAATTACAGCTAAACTTGTTAAAGAATTGCGTGAAAAATCTGGTGCTGGTGTCATGGACGCTAAAAAAGCATTGGTTGAAGTTGAAGGTGATATCGAAAAAGCAATTGAATTGCTTCGCGAAAAAGGTATGGCTAAAGCAGCTAAGAAAGCTGACCGTGTTGCAGCTGAAGGTTTGACTGGTGTTTACGTTAACGGTAACGTTGCAGCAGTTGTTGAAGTTAACGCTGAAACTGACTTCGTTGCGAAGAACGCTCAATTCGTTGAGTTGGTAAACGAAACAGCTAAAGTAATTGCTGAAGGTAAACCAGCTAACAACGAAGAAGCACTTGCATTGACTATGCCTTCAGGTGAAACTCTTGAAGCTGCATACGTAACTGCTACAGCTACTATCGGTGAAAAGATTTCATTCCGTCGTTTTGCAGTTGTTGAGAAAACTGATGCACAACACTTCGGAGCTTACCAACACAACGGTGGACGTATCGGTGTTGTTTCAGTTATCGAAGGTGGAGATGATGCTCTTGCAAAACAAATCTCAATGCACATCGCAGCGATGAAACCAACTGTTCTTTCATACACTGAATTGGACGAACAATTTGTTAAAGATGAATTGGCACAACTTAACCACGCTATCGATCAAGATAACGAAAGCCGTGCTATGGTTAACAAACCAGCTCTTCCACACCTTAAATATGGTTCTAAAGCTCAATTGACTGATGCTGTTCTTGCTCAAGCTGAAGAAGATATCAAAGCTGAGTTGGCTGCTGAAGGTAAACCAGAAAAAATCTGGGATAAAATCATCCCAGGTAAAATGGACCGCTTCTTGCTTGACAACACTAAAGTTGACCAAGCATACACACTTCTTGCTCAAGTTTACATCATGGACGACAGCAAAACAGTTGAAGCTTACCTTGAATCAGTAAACGCTTCAGTAGTAGAATTCGTTCGCTTTGAAGTTGGTGAAGGTATCGAAAAAGCATCTAACGACTTTGAA
Above is a window of Streptococcus salivarius DNA encoding:
- the ahpF gene encoding alkyl hydroperoxide reductase subunit F, with protein sequence MVLDKEIKTQLAQYLNLLESDIVLQTDLGDDDNSRKVKEFLDEIAAMSDRISLESTHLKRQPSFGIAQKGQKSRVIFSGLPMGHEFTSFILALLQVSGRPPKVDEDTIERIKKIDKPIDLETYVSLTCHNCPDVVQAFNIMAVLNPNITHTMIEGGMYQDEVKAKGIMSVPTVYKDQEEFTSGRATIEQLVEKLDGPLDADAFADKGVYDVLVIGGGPAGNSAAIYAARKGLKTGLLAETFGGQVIETVGIENMIGTLYTEGPKLMAQVEEHTKSYDVDIIKSQLATGIEKKELIEVTLANGAVLKSKTAILALGAKWRNINVPGEEEFRNKGVTYCPHCDGPLFEGKNVAVIGGGNSGLEAALDLAGITKHVTVLEFLPELKADQVLQERAAKTDNLTILKNVATKEIVGQDHVTGLNYVERDTNEEKHLDLEGVFVQIGLVPSTAWLKDSGIELNERQEIIVDKFGSTNIPGIFAAGDCTDSAYKQIIISMGSGATAAIGAFDYLIRQ
- the tsf gene encoding translation elongation factor Ts, with protein sequence MAEITAKLVKELREKSGAGVMDAKKALVEVEGDIEKAIELLREKGMAKAAKKADRVAAEGLTGVYVNGNVAAVVEVNAETDFVAKNAQFVELVNETAKVIAEGKPANNEEALALTMPSGETLEAAYVTATATIGEKISFRRFAVVEKTDAQHFGAYQHNGGRIGVVSVIEGGDDALAKQISMHIAAMKPTVLSYTELDEQFVKDELAQLNHAIDQDNESRAMVNKPALPHLKYGSKAQLTDAVLAQAEEDIKAELAAEGKPEKIWDKIIPGKMDRFLLDNTKVDQAYTLLAQVYIMDDSKTVEAYLESVNASVVEFVRFEVGEGIEKASNDFESEVAATMAAALNN
- a CDS encoding GlsB/YeaQ/YmgE family stress response membrane protein gives rise to the protein MIGSMIVGFLIGLIASAISNRGEHMGCIGKTFVGWLGAFVGQLLFGNWGPMLADTAIVPSVLGAVILLALFWNRNS
- a CDS encoding NAD(P)H-dependent oxidoreductase: MKNILFIVGSLRKGSFNHQLAEEAEKMLAGKANISYLDYSQVPVFNQDLESPVLPVLAEVREQVLAADAIWIFSPVYNFSIPGPVKNLLDWLSRALDLSDPSGPSALQDKIVTVSSVANGGHNQLFDAYKDLLPFIRTQVVGDFTATRVNDTAWADGKFLATEEVLESLQNQAEALIEAIK
- a CDS encoding MarR family winged helix-turn-helix transcriptional regulator, producing the protein MSDLDKNMAVKSMVVMRKAFRTIDAKVSETFKEFNLTPTQFGVMDVLNAKGRMKIGELIDRMLATSGNMTVVIKNMEKKGWLTREACQTDKRAFEVDLTDEGRRIIQAAIPPHQRAIEETFSVLTPEEQAQLVELLKKFKNV
- a CDS encoding aminopeptidase, producing the protein MVLPNFKENLEKYAKLLVANGINVQPGHTVALSIDVEQAELAHLLVKEAYALGAAEVIVQWSDDIINRERFLHADMDRIEEVPAYKKAEMEYLLAKKASRLGVRSSDPGALNGVAPERLSAHAKATGVAFKPMQVVTQSNKVSWTVAAAAGKEWAKKVFPDASSDEEAVDLLWDQIFKTCRVYEEDPVRAWKEHADRLDAKARLLNEAQFSALHYQAPGTDLTLGLPKNHVWESAGAINAQGEGFLPNMPTEEVFTAPDFRRADGYVSSTKPLSYNGNIIEGIKVTFKDGEIVDITADQGDEVMKNLVFNNNGARALGECALVPDPSPISQSGITFFNTLFDENASNHLAIGAAYATSVKGGADMTEEELKEAGLNRSDVHVDFMIGSNQMDIDGIRQDGSRVPIFRNGDWVI
- the rpsB gene encoding 30S ribosomal protein S2; translated protein: MAVISMKQLLEAGVHFGHQTRRWNPKMAKYIFTERNGIHVIDLQQTVKMADTAYEFVREAAANDAVILFVGTKKQAAEAVAEEATRAGQYYINHRWLGGTLTNWDTIQKRIARLKEIKQMEADGTFEVLPKKEVALLNKQRARLEKFLGGIEDMPRIPDVIYIVDPHKEQIAVKEAKKLGIPVVAMVDTNADPDEIDVIIPANDDAIRAVKLITSKMADAIIEGNQGEDASADFQEAAAADSIEEIVEVVEGDNN
- the ahpC gene encoding alkyl hydroperoxide reductase subunit C, coding for MSLVGKEIIEFSAQAYHNGEFITVTDEDIKGKWAVFCFYPADFSFVCPTELGDLQEQYEALKSLGVEVYSVSTDTHFVHKAWHDDSDVVGTITYPMIGDPSHHISQGFDVLGQDGLAQRGTFIIDPDGVIQMMEINADGIGRDASTLIDKVRAAQYIRQHPGEVCPAKWKEGAETLTPSLDLVGKI